From the Comamonas odontotermitis genome, one window contains:
- a CDS encoding DUF2946 family protein has protein sequence MQALRSLRLTARLVLVWFALTLGVGMASPIVAPQQWDVVCSSSGDMKLVVVGDSGDDSAQAPHHLDCPMCLTTLALPGVDTMPQLPQAQPLGRAVQPIVAARLAAVVGAPLPPRGPPPSV, from the coding sequence ATGCAAGCCCTTCGCTCACTCCGCCTGACCGCCCGCCTCGTGCTGGTGTGGTTTGCGCTGACGCTGGGCGTGGGCATGGCCTCGCCCATCGTCGCGCCACAGCAGTGGGATGTGGTCTGCTCCAGCAGCGGTGACATGAAGCTGGTGGTGGTGGGCGACAGCGGCGACGACAGCGCGCAGGCGCCGCACCACCTCGATTGCCCGATGTGTTTGACCACGCTGGCACTGCCCGGGGTCGATACCATGCCCCAGCTCCCCCAGGCCCAGCCGCTGGGCCGGGCCGTGCAGCCCATTGTTGCCGCGCGTCTTGCAGCCGTGGTGGGGGCGCCGCTGCCCCCGCGCGGGCCGCCTCCGTCCGTGTAA
- a CDS encoding FMN-dependent NADH-azoreductase encodes MKLLHIDSSILSANSVSRQLTAETVKAWVAIHPNTEVEYLDLAVNTPPHLNEDALGFRTGQQATTEAQRAQNAISEQLVSQFLAADVVVMGAPFYNFTIPSQLKAWIDRVLQAGRTFRYTANGPEGLAGDKKVIVVESRGGQYSATEAGRAMEHQETYLQTIFGFIGVTDVQFVRAEGLGMGPEARAAGIANGQAEIARAVATPVLEAQAA; translated from the coding sequence ATGAAACTGCTGCACATCGATTCGTCCATCCTGAGCGCCAACTCCGTATCCCGCCAACTGACAGCGGAGACCGTGAAGGCCTGGGTCGCCATTCACCCCAACACCGAGGTGGAGTACCTGGATCTGGCCGTGAACACGCCCCCCCACCTGAATGAAGATGCCCTGGGCTTTCGCACTGGCCAGCAGGCCACAACCGAAGCGCAGCGCGCGCAGAACGCCATCAGCGAACAGCTGGTGAGCCAGTTCCTCGCTGCCGACGTGGTGGTGATGGGCGCGCCCTTCTACAACTTCACCATTCCCAGCCAGCTCAAGGCCTGGATCGATCGCGTGCTGCAGGCGGGCCGCACCTTCCGCTACACCGCCAACGGCCCCGAGGGCCTGGCTGGCGACAAGAAGGTGATCGTGGTGGAATCGCGCGGCGGCCAGTACTCGGCCACCGAAGCGGGCCGCGCCATGGAGCACCAGGAAACCTATCTGCAGACCATTTTCGGCTTCATCGGCGTGACCGACGTGCAGTTTGTGCGCGCCGAAGGCCTCGGCATGGGCCCCGAGGCCCGTGCCGCCGGCATCGCCAATGGCCAGGCAGAGATCGCCCGTGCCGTGGCCACGCCTGTTCTGGAGGCACAAGCCGCCTGA